Within the Pengzhenrongella sicca genome, the region CCGCGTTGGTGAACGGGTCGGCGTTCTCGTCCCACGCTCGCTCAAGCAGCGTTTCCGCGCTGACGACCCCGCCGCGAGCGGCCATCAGCACCTCCAGCACCGCGAACTGCTTGCGGGTCAGCCCCACGTACCGGCTGTCGCGGTACACCTCGCGGCGGAAGGGGTCCAGGGTGAGGCTGGCGAACTCCATAACTGGTGGTGCGCCCTCGAGCGGACGGCGGGCCAGGGCGCGCAGCCGGACCACCAGTTCCCGCATCGCGAAGGGCTTGGTGAGGTAGTCGTCGGCTCCGAGCTCGAACCCGGCGATCTTCTCCTCCAGACGGTCGGCCGCGGTCAGCATGAGGATCCGGCACGGCCAGTTCGCGGCGATCATCCACCGGGCCACCTCGTCCCCGGAGGTGCCGGGCAGGTCGCGGTCGAGCAGGACGACGTCGTAGGTGTTGACGGTCAGGTTCTCCAGCGCGCTGTCGCCGTCGTGAACCACGTCGGATGCGATTGCCTCCAGCCGGAGGCCGTCCCGGATGGCGTCAGCCAGGTACGGCTCGTCCTCGGCTATCAGCACTCGCATGGGACGAGTCTAAGGAGGACTGTCATCGGGCGGCGGGGGCGTCGACCGGTGCGGGGCATTCTCCACCACGCTCGACGGCCAGTTCGAAGTGCCACATCTCGTTGGCGTACGTCTGGCAGAGCCCGTAGTCCGACCCGTGCTGAGCGAGCCAGTACATCGCTTCGGTGGGACCGACGTCGACCGCGTCGCCCGTGACGTGGGACGACTCATCGGGTGGGAGCACCCATGCCCGCGCCGCTTCGGGGCTGCCGTACTTGGCCACGGCGTCGTCGAAGAGCGATTTTTGGTAGCTGGCGCTGCGCCATCCCGTGGTCACATGGAAACCCACCTCGTCGGCCTTCGCGTCGCGAAAGGCGTCCTGGACGGCCGTGCGCAGGCTGTCGTCCAAGCGGGTCAGGGCGGGCGCGTCGTCGAACGGAGACAGCACGTCTCCGTCGGGGAGCCAACCGTCCTGGGCGGTCAGCGCTGCTCCGTCCAGCGCGGCGCCGGCCGGGACCTCAGCCGCGACAGGCGCCTCGGTCGAACCGACCGAGGAGGCGACCGAGCCGGCCGTCGAGCATCCGGTCACACCGGCG harbors:
- a CDS encoding response regulator transcription factor, with product MRVLIAEDEPYLADAIRDGLRLEAIASDVVHDGDSALENLTVNTYDVVLLDRDLPGTSGDEVARWMIAANWPCRILMLTAADRLEEKIAGFELGADDYLTKPFAMRELVVRLRALARRPLEGAPPVMEFASLTLDPFRREVYRDSRYVGLTRKQFAVLEVLMAARGGVVSAETLLERAWDENADPFTNAVRITISSLRKRLGDPWLIHTVPGAGYQVGAPAADCDGASGPDLR
- a CDS encoding VanZ family protein — translated: MTTTHRQPTVPGEPNSMERLLLVLAALVVLVAVGCITLGPPGAVADARRAVAAMVEGLAGLSPGTMPRAQVESVANVLLFVPLGALAARALRRRTTVLPLALGAGTSVLVELTQAALPGRVPDLVDVAANTVGTALGVALTTVLLASSQRPTPRRNAVPRSRRGALTALVSAPLVLAGVTGCSTAGSVASSVGSTEAPVAAEVPAGAALDGAALTAQDGWLPDGDVLSPFDDAPALTRLDDSLRTAVQDAFRDAKADEVGFHVTTGWRSASYQKSLFDDAVAKYGSPEAARAWVLPPDESSHVTGDAVDVGPTEAMYWLAQHGSDYGLCQTYANEMWHFELAVERGGECPAPVDAPAAR